A single window of Salvia splendens isolate huo1 chromosome 6, SspV2, whole genome shotgun sequence DNA harbors:
- the LOC121809716 gene encoding proline-rich receptor-like protein kinase PERK1 has product MSSPAPGSAPPPANTTAPPPAATSPPPTTTPPPTPTTSPPPNPPATAPPPTPTAPPPSTPSTPPPSTTPSPPAPSGSPPSPPSPSGGGGSPSPPNRGTPPAPPTRGVSPPSSSGSNPSPPPSNDGPAISMGMVVGIAVGGVALLVILSLMFICCKKKRRQQPEYYAPPPPGYKADPYGGQVQNWQQNAPPPPPPHHVVTMPPKPTPPPGGASRPPHSPARAPSPHPPPPLPYMSSSGGSGSNYSGPETPLPPPSPGMALGFSKSTFTYEELAMATDGFSDANLLGQGGFGYVHRGVLPNGKEVAVKQLKAGSGQGEREFQAEVEIISRVHHKHLVSLVGYCIAGIQRMLVYEFVPNNTLEFHLHGKGRPVMDWATRLKIALGSAKGLAYLHEDCHPKIIHRDIKASNILLDFNFDAKVADFGLAKFTSDANTHVSTRVMGTFGYLAPEYAASGKLSDKSDVFSYGVMLLELITGRRPVDSNQTYMDDSLVDWARPLLTRALDDGNFDSLIDRRLGADYNQNEMARLVACAAACVRHSARRRPRMSQVVRALEGDVSLSDLNEGIRPGHSTVYSSHGSSDYDTAQYNEDMKKFRKMALGSQEYGSSGLYSNPTSEYGLNPSGSSSEGQHTREMEMGRVKKDSQGFSSVA; this is encoded by the exons ATGTCGTCGCCGGCGCCGGGGTCCGCCCCTCCTCCAGCAAACACCACTGCCCCACCGCCCGCCGCCACCTCACCTCCTCCAACCACCACTCCGCCGCCCACTCCCACGACGTCTCCGCCGCCGAATCCGCCAGCAACCGCGCCGCCCCCAACTCCGACAGCTCCTCCTCCGTCGACGCCTTCCACCCCACCACCCTCCACCACCCCATCTCCGCCCGCCCCGTCCGGATCTCCTCCGTCGCCGCCATCTCcatccggcggcggcggctctcCCTCACCACCCAATAGGGGAACCCCACCGGCGCCGCCGACCAGGGGCGTCTCCCCCCCTAGCTCGTCCGGGTCGAATCCGTCTCCGCCGCCTTCAAATGATGGTCCGGCGATTTCGATGGGGATGGTGGTTGGGATTGCTGTGGGAGGCGTCGCATTGCTGGTGATCCTGAGCTTGATGTTTATATGCTgcaagaagaagagaagacagCAGCCTGAGTATTACGCGCCTCCGCCTCCTGGCTATAAAG CTGATCCCTATGGTGGCCAGGTACAAAATTGGCAACAGAAtgctccaccaccacctcctcctcaTCATGTTGTTACAATGCCTCCGAAGCCTACTCCCCCGCCCGGTGGTGCTTCGAGGCCTCCACATTCGCCAGCGCGTGCTCCTTcgcctcatcctcctcctcctctgcctTACATGAGCAGCAGTGGAGGTTCCGGTTCCAATTACTCGGGCCCCGAGACTCCGCTCCCACCGCCTTCACCTGGAATGGCACTAGGCTTTTCCAAGAGCACATTCACATATGAAGAACTGGCAATGGCAACAGATGGATTCTCAGACGCCAACCTGCTCGGACAAGGCGGTTTTGGTTATGTGCACAGGGGAGTCCTTCCGAACGGTAAGGAGGTTGCGGTTAAGCAGCTGAAAGCGGGGAGTGGGCAAGGGGAGCGTGAGTTCCAGGCCGAGGTTGAGATCATTAGCAGAGTGCATCACAAACATCTTGTCTCGTTGGTTGGGTATTGCATTGCTGGAATTCAGAGAATGCTTGTCTACGAGTTTGTTCCAAACAACACCTTGGAATTCCACCTTCATG GCAAGGGAAGACCGGTGATGGATTGGGCAACGAGGTTGAAGATTGCTCTAGGTTCAGCAAAAGGACTTGCATATCTGCACGAGGATT GTCATCCAAAGATTATCCATAGGGATATCAAGGCTTCTAATATTCTTCTGGATTTCAACTTTGATGCAAAG GTTGCAGATTTTGGTCTTGCAAAGTTTACTTCTGATGCCAATACTCATGTCTCTACAAGAGTGATGGGCACCTTTGG GTATCTGGCTCCAGAGTATGCTGCCTCGGGAAAGCTTAGTGACAAGTCTGATGTATTCTCCTATGGAGTCATGCTTCTGGAGTTGATCACTGGACGCCGGCCTGTTGACTCAAATCAAACGTACATGGATGATAGTTTAGTTGACTGG GCTAGGCCTTTATTGACGCGCGCCCTTGATGATGGGAACTTCGATTCTCTTATTGATAGAAGACTGGGAGCTGATTATAACCAGAATGAGATGGCTCGCTTGGTGGCATGTGCTGCTGCCTGTGTCCGTCATTCTGCAAGGCGTCGGCCAAGAATGAGCCAG GTGGTGAGGGCCTTAGAAGGAGACGTATCGCTATCCGATCTGAACGAAGGAATCAGACCTGGACACAGCACTGTGTACAGCTCCCATGGAAGCTCAGACTATGATACCGCGCAATACAACGAGGACATGAAGAAGTTCAGGAAAATGGCACTGGGCAGCCAAGAATATGGAAGCAGTGGCCTATACAGTAACCCGACAAGCGAATACGGGCTGAACCCGTCGGGCTCAAGCAGCGAAGGCCAACACACGAGAGAAATGGAGATGGGAAGAGTGAAGAAAGACAGTCAAGGTTTCAGCAGTGTGGCTTGA
- the LOC121807486 gene encoding ras-related protein Rab7 isoform X1 yields the protein MASRRRVLLKVIILGDSGVGKTSLMNQYVNRKFSNQYKATIGADFLTKEVQFDDRIFTLQIWDTAGQERFQSLGVAFYRGADCCVLVYDVNVMKSFDNLSNWREEFLIQASPPDPENFPFVVLGNKIDVDGGNSRVVSEKKAKAWCASKGSIPYFETSAKEGFNVDAAFECIAKNALKNEPEDELDDAALVLSVCRNLHFMICMLRIL from the exons ATGGCGTCTCGTCGCCGTGTCCTTCTCAAGGTCATCATCCTCGGCGACAGCGG GGTCGGTAAGACGTCTTTGATGAATCA ATATGTGAATAGGAAATTCAGTAATCAGTATAAAGCTACAATTGGGGCTGATTTCCTGACCAAAGAGGTCCAATTTGACGATAGGATTTTCACCTTGCAG ATATGGGATACTGCTGGTCAAGAGAGGTTTCAAAGCCTAGGTGTGGCTTTCTACCGAGGTGCAGATTGCTGTGTGCTTGTTTATGATGTTAATGTCATGAAGTCGTTTGATAACCTCAGCAACTGGAGGGAGGAGTTTCTTATTCAG GCTAGCCCTCCTGACCCTGAAAATTTCCCATTCGTTGTCTTAGGGAACAAAATTGATGTGGATGGTGGCAACAGCAGAGTG GTATCTGAGAAGAAAGCAAAAGCTTGGTGTGCCTCTAAAGGAAGTATTCCTTACTTTGAGACATCTGCAAAAGAAGGATTCAATGTGGATGCTGCTTTTGAATGCATAGCCAAAAATGCTCTAAAAAATGAACCTGAGGACGAATT GGACGATGCGGCACTTGTACTAAGTGTTTGTCGAAACTTGCACTTCATGATTTGCATGCTAAGGATCCTATAA
- the LOC121807486 gene encoding ras-related protein RABG3d isoform X2, with amino-acid sequence MASRRRVLLKVIILGDSGVGKTSLMNQYVNRKFSNQYKATIGADFLTKEVQFDDRIFTLQIWDTAGQERFQSLGVAFYRGADCCVLVYDVNVMKSFDNLSNWREEFLIQASPPDPENFPFVVLGNKIDVDGGNSRVVSEKKAKAWCASKGSIPYFETSAKEGFNVDAAFECIAKNALKNEPEDELYLPDTIDMANGQQQRSSGCEC; translated from the exons ATGGCGTCTCGTCGCCGTGTCCTTCTCAAGGTCATCATCCTCGGCGACAGCGG GGTCGGTAAGACGTCTTTGATGAATCA ATATGTGAATAGGAAATTCAGTAATCAGTATAAAGCTACAATTGGGGCTGATTTCCTGACCAAAGAGGTCCAATTTGACGATAGGATTTTCACCTTGCAG ATATGGGATACTGCTGGTCAAGAGAGGTTTCAAAGCCTAGGTGTGGCTTTCTACCGAGGTGCAGATTGCTGTGTGCTTGTTTATGATGTTAATGTCATGAAGTCGTTTGATAACCTCAGCAACTGGAGGGAGGAGTTTCTTATTCAG GCTAGCCCTCCTGACCCTGAAAATTTCCCATTCGTTGTCTTAGGGAACAAAATTGATGTGGATGGTGGCAACAGCAGAGTG GTATCTGAGAAGAAAGCAAAAGCTTGGTGTGCCTCTAAAGGAAGTATTCCTTACTTTGAGACATCTGCAAAAGAAGGATTCAATGTGGATGCTGCTTTTGAATGCATAGCCAAAAATGCTCTAAAAAATGAACCTGAGGACGAATT ATATCTTCCCGACACCATTGATATGGCAAATGGGCAGCAACAAAGATCCTCGGGTTGTGAATGTTAG